From the genome of Lentimonas sp. CC4, one region includes:
- a CDS encoding family 43 glycosylhydrolase — translation MKKKSPHFQIPSLTQKCTQSALLSIGLLFGLNVHAIEDGNPLVSHMFTADPSAHSYEGRIYVYPSHDKDDSSGYNMTDYHVLSSEDLVNWTDHGKVLDVTDVPWASSKMWAPDCAYKDGTYYFYFPAVDSSGDKHIGVATSTSPAGPFVPEDEAIESSFEIDPCVFTDDDGQVYMYWGGHTCNVAKMDSTMKQFDGDIVELEGTDYFYEAAWMHKLNGTYYLSYSTGGYLPDTNEHLIAYATATDPMGPFTYQGIVNGDVSGVTNHHSIMEHQGQWYLFYHNIDLPGGTNTRRSVVADYLHYNDDGTIRQVIQTTLGIGQYNGLTTIEAENYTKTENVEKRENSNDDGLHVIFDPGDELVFTNIDLGTLLTDTLRMKVAATSSTGSIEIRTESGDLLGTAPLTQASGSQVWQTISVEIDPLDGVFNLSLTYTDTAASQLELDWFSFSGETVDPINLALSGIVSQSSTNYDAEAELAIDGNTDGEWLNGSVTHTLEEDQAWWRVDLREPCKISEINIWGRTDSNSDRLSNYDVTILDSSEEVVWTSYQADYPDPSVTLDASSAIGQYVIIQLQGSEALSLAEVEVYGFTVDFPLGLLAEWTMDESSGTDVPDSSGLGYDATVEDENWVVGLEGQALDFDGISSRITLPTRPFAFIQNEITLSMWVYGSSEQPRQDTIFSAADASGNRVLSIHLPWSNSNVYWDAGNSDSSFDRISKTATADQFKEGWNHWTFTKNAISGSMKIYHNGILWHSATEEYLTMDGVTQAYLGSAIVDGSYDGLIDEVRLYNTELTDTEVNALYDSYDSVTAWLSQFTSLEDSSLDGDPDYDSTPTLLEYVLNGDPSVFDDSILPEFKKTEGDYVFKFVRWSKSTEHTTQTFQYSVDLDRWDDLLLTGDTLDPSVSVGEEVDELEEVMITLGAEEAVDGKLFGRLKVEE, via the coding sequence ATGAAAAAAAAATCCCCCCATTTTCAAATCCCCTCATTGACTCAAAAATGCACACAATCAGCCCTGCTCTCTATCGGGTTGCTCTTTGGACTCAATGTGCACGCCATCGAAGATGGTAACCCTTTAGTCTCGCACATGTTTACGGCAGACCCGTCGGCACATTCGTATGAGGGACGTATCTATGTTTATCCCTCGCATGATAAGGATGATTCCAGTGGCTACAACATGACGGACTATCATGTTTTATCATCGGAAGATCTGGTGAACTGGACAGACCACGGCAAAGTGCTGGATGTCACTGATGTGCCGTGGGCGAGCAGCAAAATGTGGGCGCCCGACTGCGCCTACAAGGATGGCACCTATTATTTCTATTTCCCCGCAGTCGATTCAAGCGGAGATAAACATATCGGAGTCGCCACCAGCACTTCACCCGCTGGGCCGTTTGTGCCCGAAGATGAAGCGATCGAAAGCAGTTTCGAGATCGACCCGTGCGTATTTACAGATGATGACGGACAGGTATATATGTATTGGGGTGGACATACCTGCAATGTAGCCAAAATGGATTCAACCATGAAGCAGTTCGACGGAGACATTGTGGAATTAGAAGGGACTGATTACTTTTATGAAGCCGCTTGGATGCATAAACTAAACGGGACGTATTATCTAAGCTATTCTACTGGAGGTTACCTTCCTGACACGAATGAGCATTTAATTGCCTATGCGACAGCAACCGATCCGATGGGCCCCTTCACCTACCAAGGGATCGTCAATGGCGATGTATCTGGCGTCACGAATCACCACTCGATCATGGAGCACCAAGGACAATGGTATCTGTTCTATCATAATATCGATTTGCCAGGAGGCACTAATACTAGGCGTAGTGTCGTGGCCGACTATCTCCATTACAATGATGACGGAACTATCAGACAGGTGATTCAAACCACATTAGGCATTGGTCAATACAATGGATTGACCACAATCGAAGCTGAGAATTACACAAAAACGGAGAACGTCGAAAAGCGTGAAAACAGTAATGATGATGGCCTGCATGTCATCTTTGATCCGGGCGATGAGCTGGTATTTACTAATATTGATTTAGGCACTCTGCTAACAGACACCCTTCGAATGAAAGTCGCCGCGACCAGCAGCACGGGAAGCATTGAGATTCGGACAGAAAGTGGCGACCTATTAGGCACTGCGCCCCTCACACAGGCCAGCGGCTCACAGGTCTGGCAAACGATCTCAGTCGAAATTGATCCTCTTGACGGCGTCTTCAATCTTTCACTTACGTATACCGACACTGCTGCAAGCCAATTGGAATTAGATTGGTTCTCATTCTCAGGCGAGACAGTGGATCCTATCAATTTAGCTTTAAGTGGAATCGTGTCGCAGTCGTCAACAAATTATGATGCAGAAGCCGAGCTGGCCATTGACGGCAATACCGATGGTGAATGGCTAAACGGATCTGTGACGCATACGTTAGAGGAGGATCAAGCATGGTGGCGCGTCGACCTGAGAGAGCCATGCAAGATTTCTGAGATTAATATATGGGGACGCACAGATTCTAATTCAGACCGTCTCAGTAATTACGATGTAACGATTCTAGACAGTAGCGAGGAAGTGGTCTGGACATCGTATCAAGCAGATTACCCGGATCCTTCGGTGACGCTGGATGCGAGTTCAGCCATCGGCCAGTATGTCATCATTCAGCTACAGGGCAGCGAGGCATTGAGTCTCGCCGAAGTCGAGGTTTACGGATTCACCGTGGATTTCCCGTTGGGTCTATTGGCTGAGTGGACGATGGATGAATCCAGTGGAACCGATGTGCCTGACTCCTCTGGCCTCGGATATGATGCGACCGTCGAAGATGAGAATTGGGTGGTAGGTTTGGAAGGCCAGGCCTTAGATTTTGATGGCATCAGCTCTAGAATCACCCTTCCAACGAGGCCTTTCGCGTTTATTCAGAATGAGATCACACTCTCGATGTGGGTCTATGGAAGTTCGGAGCAACCGCGCCAAGATACCATATTTAGCGCAGCAGATGCCTCGGGTAATCGAGTGCTCAGCATTCACCTGCCGTGGTCGAATTCAAATGTTTACTGGGATGCGGGTAACAGTGACTCCAGCTTCGATCGTATTTCTAAGACCGCTACGGCAGATCAGTTCAAGGAGGGCTGGAACCACTGGACCTTTACTAAAAACGCGATTAGCGGATCGATGAAGATTTATCACAATGGCATTTTGTGGCATAGTGCTACGGAAGAATATCTGACCATGGATGGCGTGACGCAGGCCTACCTCGGCAGCGCGATCGTCGATGGTTCCTATGACGGGTTGATCGATGAAGTCAGATTGTATAATACAGAGCTGACGGATACTGAAGTGAATGCGCTCTACGACAGCTACGACAGCGTCACTGCGTGGCTCAGTCAGTTCACGTCACTAGAAGATAGCTCGCTTGATGGTGATCCAGACTATGATTCCACACCAACGCTTCTGGAATATGTTCTGAACGGTGATCCATCCGTCTTTGACGATAGCATACTGCCTGAATTTAAAAAGACGGAAGGCGACTATGTATTCAAATTTGTCCGTTGGTCAAAGTCTACGGAGCACACCACGCAGACTTTCCAATATAGTGTCGATCTAGACCGCTGGGATGATCTTTTACTAACGGGAGACACACTAGACCCATCAGTCAGCGTGGGCGAAGAGGTGGATGAGCTTGAAGAAGTCATGATCACCCTCGGAGCTGAGGAAGCTGTGGATGGGAAACTCTTCGGCCGATTGAAGGTGGAAGAATAA
- a CDS encoding integrase core domain-containing protein, which produces MRHYGLPEIIRVDHGTPFASNAWGGLLPLSVWWIEQGIRVELTRPGCPQDNGSHERSHRDMKAEVCSPASPNMKAQQKRFDRWRHEYHHDRPRESLGMLRPAEVYRPSSRRLGEQDKMRYPQGYQVKRVRDSGHISHCGSNFYLSEIYAGCNVGLFENLFGITELHYANLHLGDLEFNNKDSWRPKSVVIKPDKEPRAARPI; this is translated from the coding sequence ATGCGCCACTATGGTTTGCCTGAGATAATCCGAGTGGATCACGGGACACCCTTTGCTTCAAATGCCTGGGGAGGCCTTTTACCGCTGAGCGTATGGTGGATTGAGCAAGGGATTCGAGTTGAGTTGACTCGCCCCGGCTGTCCACAAGACAACGGCTCTCATGAGCGCTCCCACCGCGATATGAAGGCCGAAGTGTGCAGCCCAGCCTCTCCCAATATGAAGGCGCAGCAGAAGCGTTTTGATCGTTGGCGTCATGAGTATCATCATGACCGCCCACGTGAGTCTTTAGGCATGCTTCGGCCTGCCGAAGTTTACCGTCCGAGCTCCAGACGCTTAGGTGAACAGGACAAAATGCGCTATCCTCAGGGCTATCAGGTTAAGCGTGTAAGGGACTCCGGGCACATATCCCACTGCGGTTCAAATTTTTATCTGAGCGAGATCTATGCAGGCTGTAATGTCGGACTTTTTGAGAACCTATTTGGTATCACTGAGCTGCATTATGCGAACCTGCACCTTGGGGATTTGGAGTTTAATAACAAAGACAGCTGGCGGCCTAAGTCTGTAGTCATCAAGCCTGACAAAGAACCAAGAGCAGCAAGGCCGATATGA
- a CDS encoding MFS transporter, whose product MPQTTPNDHVPLREKLALGAGALAAFFGFGGVSILAYPVYNMLLGVSAAWVGIALMVPRLWDALTDPIMGRISDNCHSRFGRRKPFIVAGALSMGILFALIWHVPETWSDPLKITYFIVLQLLFFTSYTVFAVPYNALTYEMTPDYNERTRVMAFCAFFHKMGEFGGGWMLPIAGVLSVSLVAGATDLNMTGVIAIGWFIGLIVMAGVGILPGIAVRERFKRTTQSQEKVGIWSSIKGSLSSAAFLILITIIVLNTLSGILAMGIDQYLLVYFMNDGDKTAGLIQKGILTSGYAVVGFASIPIITWLAVRLGKKGALYMVYGLMVIGGIGKWFIFQPGHTMIHLGPVIIDPVLLIDPLLCGPMWVAVKILLASMMADICDEDELKHNQRREGMYGAVFSWLEKMVVSLAYLGTGLALAFAQFNPDLGGAQTPETFTRMRLFLAGAPTLTALFAIGALYFYPITAERAANTRRLLEERRGTPLDSTAPESQ is encoded by the coding sequence ATGCCCCAAACAACTCCAAATGACCATGTTCCTTTGCGCGAAAAGCTGGCTCTTGGCGCAGGTGCACTAGCAGCCTTCTTTGGCTTCGGAGGCGTCAGCATACTCGCCTACCCCGTCTATAATATGCTGCTCGGCGTGAGCGCCGCATGGGTAGGCATTGCCTTAATGGTGCCACGCCTTTGGGACGCCCTGACCGACCCGATTATGGGGCGCATCTCAGACAACTGTCATTCACGCTTTGGTCGGCGCAAGCCCTTCATCGTCGCAGGCGCCCTATCCATGGGCATTCTCTTTGCCCTGATCTGGCATGTTCCGGAAACTTGGAGCGACCCGCTAAAGATCACATACTTCATCGTCCTGCAGTTGTTGTTTTTCACCAGCTACACGGTTTTTGCGGTGCCCTACAATGCACTGACCTATGAGATGACGCCGGACTACAACGAGCGCACACGAGTCATGGCTTTTTGCGCCTTCTTCCATAAAATGGGTGAATTCGGCGGCGGTTGGATGCTCCCCATCGCGGGTGTGCTGAGCGTGTCGCTCGTCGCGGGCGCCACCGATTTAAACATGACTGGCGTGATCGCGATCGGCTGGTTCATCGGTCTTATTGTGATGGCCGGCGTCGGTATCCTTCCCGGAATCGCAGTGCGTGAACGCTTCAAACGCACCACCCAGTCGCAAGAAAAAGTCGGGATTTGGAGCAGTATCAAAGGTTCTCTTTCAAGTGCCGCCTTCCTCATCCTCATCACGATTATCGTGCTGAATACACTGTCTGGCATCCTCGCGATGGGCATCGACCAATACCTGCTGGTGTATTTTATGAACGATGGCGATAAGACCGCTGGACTCATTCAAAAAGGCATCCTCACCAGCGGCTACGCCGTAGTCGGCTTTGCCTCGATCCCCATCATTACATGGCTGGCGGTTCGCTTAGGCAAAAAAGGCGCACTCTATATGGTCTATGGGCTAATGGTGATCGGCGGCATTGGCAAATGGTTCATTTTCCAACCGGGTCACACCATGATTCATCTAGGGCCTGTCATTATCGATCCCGTTCTGTTAATCGATCCGCTACTCTGTGGCCCCATGTGGGTGGCCGTCAAAATCCTACTCGCATCGATGATGGCCGACATCTGCGATGAGGACGAACTCAAGCACAACCAACGCCGCGAAGGCATGTATGGCGCAGTCTTTTCTTGGCTAGAGAAAATGGTGGTTTCTTTGGCCTACCTAGGCACGGGTCTCGCCTTAGCATTTGCGCAATTCAACCCCGACCTCGGCGGTGCGCAGACTCCAGAGACCTTCACTCGCATGCGACTATTCCTAGCAGGCGCTCCCACATTAACAGCGCTGTTTGCGATCGGCGCACTCTACTTCTACCCGATCACCGCAGAACGCGCGGCCAACACTCGACGCCTCTTGGAAGAACGCCGCGGCACGCCCCTTGATTCAACTGCACCCGAATCTCAATAA
- a CDS encoding arylsulfatase produces the protein MKTLSISTLLPFLVLFVSACAGSSPNIVFMMADDLGIGDVGFYHRERTGAEPVIPTPNLDRLYQEGMRFDTVHAEALCAPTRYTVMTGNYTFRCHLPWGVWGSAEKSAIQPGQKTIGMIMQEAGYRTAFFGKWHLGGQWYRQGTDAIYDGPAFGEEADQIDAARGIVSGGPGRLGFDYSLTLPGGIQGPPFAFFENDQWMKLAPDSEMKPLDWKAMPKGSKLGTKGAGAKLGDTNYDSRLAGPMLVQSAINFIDREKGKPFFMYFCSQAVHHPHSPPDTFRGEPVKGQTHSEHGDMIVEFDLQVGALVQKLKDEGLWENTLFIVTSDNGGLALEETDINGHLSSNGLRAEKSSAYEGGHRVPFVATWPGKIEPGSRSDQRVLVLDLMATLYDLTGRSIPEDQARDSFSYLPLLLGEENAPDRESALITNGRLYEGKQLGAHKIEDAVSVYDGRWKLVGRWDNQSRAHKKWSFMNGTISAVGLFDVEANPLEDEAHNLIHNPEQQERIERMTKLFYTARNTEGEGRTTPTEF, from the coding sequence ATGAAAACGCTATCGATCTCAACGCTGCTGCCATTTTTAGTTTTGTTTGTGTCCGCATGCGCGGGATCTTCGCCCAACATCGTATTTATGATGGCAGACGACTTGGGCATTGGTGATGTTGGGTTTTATCATAGAGAGCGAACAGGTGCTGAGCCAGTTATTCCGACACCCAATTTGGATCGCTTATATCAAGAGGGGATGCGCTTCGATACCGTGCATGCAGAGGCCTTATGTGCACCGACTCGCTACACGGTGATGACGGGTAATTACACCTTTCGTTGTCACCTGCCGTGGGGTGTTTGGGGTTCGGCCGAGAAATCTGCGATTCAGCCGGGGCAGAAGACGATTGGAATGATTATGCAAGAGGCCGGCTATCGGACTGCATTCTTTGGTAAATGGCACCTCGGCGGTCAATGGTATCGTCAGGGGACGGATGCGATCTATGACGGCCCCGCTTTCGGTGAAGAAGCTGATCAGATCGATGCGGCGCGGGGCATTGTCTCCGGCGGCCCTGGTCGCCTAGGATTTGACTATTCGCTGACCTTGCCTGGTGGCATTCAGGGACCTCCTTTTGCCTTTTTTGAGAATGACCAGTGGATGAAACTGGCGCCTGATTCCGAGATGAAGCCGCTCGATTGGAAAGCGATGCCCAAGGGCAGTAAGCTTGGGACCAAGGGAGCTGGTGCCAAGTTGGGAGACACCAATTATGACTCACGCCTTGCTGGGCCGATGCTGGTGCAGAGCGCAATTAATTTTATTGATCGCGAAAAAGGTAAGCCATTCTTTATGTATTTCTGTTCGCAAGCCGTGCACCATCCGCATTCACCGCCCGATACCTTTCGCGGAGAGCCTGTTAAAGGGCAGACGCACTCCGAGCATGGCGATATGATCGTCGAATTCGATCTGCAGGTTGGAGCCCTGGTGCAAAAATTGAAAGATGAAGGTCTTTGGGAGAACACACTCTTCATCGTGACCTCAGACAATGGCGGGCTGGCGTTGGAAGAGACGGATATCAATGGCCATCTTTCCAGTAACGGGCTACGTGCGGAGAAATCGAGCGCTTACGAAGGGGGGCATCGAGTGCCCTTTGTCGCAACATGGCCGGGGAAGATTGAGCCGGGCAGCCGTAGCGATCAGCGCGTCTTGGTGCTCGACTTAATGGCGACTCTTTATGACCTGACGGGGCGCTCGATTCCTGAGGATCAGGCGCGGGATTCCTTTAGCTATTTGCCTCTGCTGCTCGGTGAGGAAAATGCGCCTGACCGCGAAAGCGCGCTTATCACCAACGGACGTTTATACGAAGGCAAGCAGCTTGGGGCGCATAAGATTGAAGATGCGGTCTCGGTGTATGATGGACGTTGGAAGCTCGTCGGGCGCTGGGATAATCAAAGCCGTGCGCATAAGAAATGGTCGTTTATGAATGGAACCATCAGTGCAGTCGGCCTCTTTGATGTGGAGGCCAACCCTCTGGAGGATGAAGCGCACAACCTAATCCATAATCCAGAGCAGCAAGAGCGTATCGAGCGCATGACCAAGCTCTTCTACACCGCGCGCAACACCGAGGGTGAGGGGCGAACGACACCAACTGAATTTTAA
- a CDS encoding sulfatase, translated as MKKEIYLFIVAAMVFVSYTSAGKPAPIEPAVSSDKGALPSKFQLEGDWQQEDRPHKVFSFSSGNQVLTPSGAGLRWEERDGEYFLFWKSGHPAKIERIRDNTIRIGKLTYVRGAAAESALPASIEALISATSSTTNILFIHMEDMGCEIAPYGDYTQETPALSRLADEGMVFERVNVTAPSCAPSRGSLFTGLYPHQNGMWAFDQTHGFEYREGVPTFVQMLKAAGYATGISYKTGVSPQSAVPFDYKYNYNSNALGKDPGRFRVSNCIDGFEDFLKNRLQPGQVFYFQAQTNDTHTPWSPSYEPIRGMESKLGLHPVDPQSVQALPHWGDIEMTDKAREYLATYYGAIQRVDYYVEQVLALLEKYGHSEDTLVIFSSDHGPSDLHRGKTTSYEYGLRVPFIVKWPGVVEPGVRSEALVSFVDLMPTFLDVAELPKPAYLPGHSIVPVLTGERPEGARELLFSAYNTHTTGLKNFWPARTVSDGRFKLIYNLLGDGETTRPGDNDSSFAITKMMEASKEGRYLIERSATPPTFELFDLQKDAGELSNLAGNPEYQQVEAQLKTSLANWRNKIVMDPLADPATLKEFAEDYYQQTKEWEAKAKSMGGEKALKQAGWRLDKSRWIPAWDPSPYLP; from the coding sequence ATGAAAAAAGAAATCTACCTGTTCATCGTAGCGGCGATGGTCTTTGTCTCCTACACTTCTGCGGGGAAGCCTGCACCCATCGAACCAGCGGTTAGCTCTGATAAGGGAGCGCTTCCAAGCAAATTCCAATTGGAAGGGGACTGGCAGCAGGAAGATCGGCCGCATAAAGTCTTTAGTTTTTCTTCGGGCAATCAAGTGCTCACTCCCTCGGGTGCTGGCTTGAGGTGGGAAGAACGCGACGGTGAGTATTTCCTTTTCTGGAAGAGTGGACACCCAGCGAAGATTGAGCGCATTCGCGACAATACGATCCGGATTGGGAAACTGACCTACGTCCGGGGAGCCGCTGCCGAGTCAGCCCTGCCAGCAAGCATTGAAGCTTTGATTAGCGCAACCAGCTCGACCACGAACATTCTCTTTATTCACATGGAGGACATGGGCTGTGAGATTGCGCCCTATGGCGATTACACACAGGAGACTCCAGCGCTGAGTCGATTGGCCGATGAAGGCATGGTTTTTGAGCGGGTGAATGTCACCGCGCCGTCGTGTGCACCTTCGCGTGGCAGTCTCTTTACCGGTCTCTATCCGCACCAAAATGGGATGTGGGCTTTTGATCAGACGCATGGTTTTGAATATCGCGAAGGGGTGCCGACCTTTGTGCAGATGCTGAAGGCTGCGGGTTATGCCACCGGCATCTCCTACAAGACGGGTGTGTCGCCGCAGAGTGCTGTGCCATTTGATTACAAATACAATTATAATAGCAATGCCTTGGGCAAGGATCCCGGTAGGTTTCGAGTGTCTAACTGTATCGATGGTTTTGAGGATTTTTTGAAAAACCGGCTGCAGCCGGGACAGGTCTTCTACTTCCAAGCGCAGACCAATGACACGCACACGCCTTGGTCGCCCAGCTATGAACCCATTCGTGGCATGGAGTCGAAGCTCGGGTTGCATCCAGTGGATCCACAAAGTGTCCAAGCATTGCCGCATTGGGGAGATATCGAGATGACTGATAAAGCTCGCGAATATCTCGCCACCTATTACGGCGCCATCCAGCGCGTTGATTACTACGTCGAACAGGTGCTCGCCCTGCTGGAGAAGTATGGGCACTCCGAGGATACCTTGGTCATCTTCTCTTCGGATCATGGTCCGTCCGATTTACATCGAGGGAAGACCACTTCCTATGAGTATGGACTTCGTGTGCCGTTCATCGTTAAATGGCCGGGCGTGGTGGAGCCAGGCGTTCGATCCGAAGCATTGGTTTCGTTTGTCGATCTCATGCCGACTTTTCTCGACGTGGCTGAATTGCCCAAGCCAGCCTACTTGCCCGGGCATTCTATTGTTCCGGTTCTGACTGGCGAGCGCCCAGAGGGGGCACGTGAACTGCTATTTTCTGCCTACAACACGCACACGACTGGCTTGAAAAACTTTTGGCCAGCTCGCACCGTATCTGATGGGCGATTTAAGCTTATTTATAATTTATTAGGCGACGGTGAAACCACTCGCCCCGGTGATAACGATTCCAGCTTTGCGATTACGAAAATGATGGAAGCATCCAAGGAAGGGCGTTACTTGATTGAACGCTCGGCCACACCGCCAACTTTCGAGTTGTTCGACCTCCAGAAGGATGCGGGTGAGCTCTCGAATCTAGCTGGTAATCCCGAATACCAGCAAGTCGAGGCGCAGCTCAAGACTTCCTTGGCAAACTGGCGTAATAAGATCGTCATGGATCCGCTGGCCGATCCTGCCACTTTGAAGGAATTTGCCGAAGACTATTATCAACAAACTAAAGAGTGGGAAGCGAAGGCGAAGTCCATGGGCGGCGAGAAGGCCTTGAAGCAAGCAGGCTGGCGCTTGGATAAGTCTCGTTGGATTCCTGCTTGGGATCCGTCTCCTTATTTGCCTTGA
- a CDS encoding glycosyl hydrolase 53 family protein, translating into MTAKFILICLSLIGAHATGHASASHSQEAHLDIAGVTPYSNLQTSFSDPSGKKYPNFIALAHAAGANTVRLGYTVGEDQTEFYAQAEVARKLNMQIVCTIHLNVDEEKDFASMLTATERQSQWAYDDLRRRSVKPVLLLLGNEINTGHGHINRWASWKTTEGDFMTNLAASLKAGAKGLRKAGYKGDIGVHCDRSWAAMFTGLIEKGYTDYQVAAISLYPKWGDMKTTVEQKAELMHGLATEQKKKILIIETGAPYIGKGKHKTQDFDPELVEEISPRGQALHLEKVCQLMLAIPEGRGLGVITWGSDLTTGIHKWDHVTWNRAQVTKERVALPSLYVFGKYAKPVNSTRFQGK; encoded by the coding sequence ATGACTGCAAAATTCATACTTATATGCCTATCTCTGATCGGTGCACACGCCACAGGGCACGCTTCTGCTTCGCATTCACAGGAAGCACATTTAGACATTGCCGGCGTCACACCCTATAGCAATCTCCAGACTTCTTTCTCAGATCCCTCTGGTAAAAAGTATCCTAATTTCATTGCACTGGCGCACGCTGCAGGTGCCAATACGGTAAGGTTGGGCTACACGGTTGGCGAAGACCAAACCGAATTCTACGCCCAAGCTGAGGTGGCCAGAAAGCTCAATATGCAGATTGTCTGCACCATCCACCTCAATGTAGACGAAGAAAAAGACTTTGCCTCTATGCTTACGGCGACGGAGCGCCAGAGTCAGTGGGCTTACGACGATCTGAGGCGCCGGTCAGTGAAGCCGGTATTGTTATTGCTCGGTAATGAGATCAACACGGGACATGGACACATCAATCGATGGGCCAGCTGGAAGACCACAGAAGGCGATTTCATGACCAACCTGGCAGCATCACTCAAAGCGGGTGCCAAAGGTCTGCGCAAAGCGGGCTACAAAGGAGATATCGGCGTCCACTGCGATCGCTCATGGGCGGCAATGTTCACTGGCCTCATCGAAAAGGGTTACACCGACTATCAAGTGGCGGCCATTTCCCTGTATCCCAAGTGGGGCGACATGAAGACCACGGTGGAGCAGAAAGCTGAACTCATGCATGGCCTGGCCACTGAGCAGAAGAAGAAAATCTTAATCATCGAAACCGGCGCGCCTTACATCGGGAAAGGCAAGCATAAGACTCAGGACTTCGACCCAGAGCTCGTTGAGGAGATCAGCCCTCGGGGGCAGGCGCTACATCTGGAGAAAGTCTGTCAGCTGATGCTGGCGATTCCTGAGGGACGCGGGCTCGGTGTGATCACCTGGGGTTCAGACCTCACCACAGGAATCCACAAATGGGATCATGTAACTTGGAACCGGGCACAGGTGACCAAAGAGCGCGTTGCGCTTCCCAGTCTGTATGTGTTTGGCAAATACGCGAAGCCGGTAAACTCAACTAGGTTTCAAGGCAAATAA